The following coding sequences are from one Lolium rigidum isolate FL_2022 chromosome 6, APGP_CSIRO_Lrig_0.1, whole genome shotgun sequence window:
- the LOC124662979 gene encoding LOW QUALITY PROTEIN: WRKY transcription factor 42-like (The sequence of the model RefSeq protein was modified relative to this genomic sequence to represent the inferred CDS: deleted 2 bases in 1 codon), translating into MALGQEAAQQLWQELIGGYSLNARLLALLEHPLDILGHEAAKAMSQEHSRVFMVSLFTLKPGDSIRVAGLRTMAPEATSIGLGSPAKDIRICSGEEIGPRRKSRGDVVTKKEITALPHKEGYRWRKYGQKNIRNRKFPRLYYSCRYSHERGCGAKKQLQRQDSSSDAHRPMFHVTFVNQHTCHQVRPSRSISNNATDSPTMNTTATRNGAHFDHAAAVHLGGNAQLENQIMRPALARVIGGATSRPQPVEVSQLSDPASYAPPGLLEVSMSLEHGTTVAEMRGGGSPFPAVEAPTAPYSSSSLPHTLLVEASPSDPAGGGHSQSASLDSVTMEEMFFSYGQLLHPVEARSISQYWDNVPMAVAGRYRDKASASAWP; encoded by the exons ATGGCACTTGGGCAAGAGGCTGCACAACAGCTGTGGCAGGAGCTTATCGGCGGCTACAGTCTTAACGCCAGGCTCCTTGCATTGCTCGAGCACCCCCTGGATATCCTTGGCCACGAGGCAGCTAAGGCGATGAGCCAAGAGCACTCTCGGGTGTTCATGGTGTCTCTGTTCACGCTCAAGCCTGGCGACAGTATTCGGGTGGCAGGACTGAGGACGATGGCGCCCGAGGCAACTAGTATCGGCCTGGGCAGTCCGGCGAAAGATATACGCATTTG TAGTGGAGAAGAGATTGGTCCCCGCAGAAAGAGTAGAGGAGATGTGGTTACAAAGAAGGAGATTACAGCATTGCCTCACAAGGAGGGTTACAGATGGAGAAAATACGGGCAAAAGAACATTCGGAACAGAAAATTTCCAAG GCTGTACTACAGCTGCAGATATAGCCACGAGCGCGGCTGCGGGGCGAAGAAGCAACTGCAGCGGCAGGATAGCAGCAGCGACGCCCACCGTCCAATGTTTCACGTCACCTTCGTCAACCAGCACACGTGCCACCAAGTGCGTCCCAGCCGAAGCATCAGCAATAATGCTACTGATTCACCCACGATGAACACTACCGCGACAAGGAACGGCGCCCATTTTGATCATGCAGCTGCAGTCCACCTCGGCGGCAACGCTCAACTAGAAAACCAGATCATGAGACCGGCACTT GCCAGGGTCATCGGCGGAGCTACGTCCCGGCCGCAGCCTGTGGAGGTGAGCCAGCTGAGTGATCCGGCGTCGTACGCGCCGCCGGGCCTGCTGGAGGTGAGCATGAGCCTGGAGCACGGGACGACCGTGGCGGAGATGCGCGGCGGCGGCTCGCCATTTCCTGCCGTCGAGGCGCCTACAGCTCCATATTCGTCGTCGTCCTTGCCGCATACGCTGCTCGTGGAAGCGAGCCCAAGTGATCCGGCAGGCGGAGGACACTCGCAGTCGGCGAGCCTGGACTCTGTGACGATGGAGGAGATGTTTTTCTCCTACGGCCAGCTACTTCATCCCGTTGAAGCTCGTTCGATCAGCCAATACTGGGACAATGTGCCCATGGCTGTCGCCGGCCGGTACAGGGACAAAGCGTCAGCGTCAGCGTGGCCATAG